In Crinalium epipsammum PCC 9333, the following are encoded in one genomic region:
- the rpsP gene encoding 30S ribosomal protein S16 encodes MVKLRLKRFGKKREASYRLVAINSDTRRDGRPLEELGFYNPRTDEVRLNVEAIVKRLQEGAQPTETVRSILRKANVLEQVRA; translated from the coding sequence ATGGTCAAACTAAGATTAAAGCGATTTGGTAAGAAACGGGAAGCAAGCTATCGGCTGGTAGCAATCAATAGTGATACCCGCCGTGATGGGCGACCTCTGGAAGAACTGGGTTTTTACAATCCCAGAACAGATGAAGTTCGGTTGAATGTCGAAGCAATTGTGAAACGACTCCAAGAAGGCGCTCAACCAACCGAGACGGTACGCAGCATTCTTAGAAAAGCCAATGTCCTTGAACAAGTCCGTGCCTGA
- a CDS encoding KH domain-containing protein — MPEQSVIYSQRSNHQPNYSELVRFLLQPFLDAPNSLSLDCEMLNGQSKVWIRLAFEEADKGRAFGRGGRNIQAVRTVIEAAGKAVGQSVHLDIYGSNAGAAERDSSETDSDSKPAPRISPPRPSSAPKPAIKSRPQFP, encoded by the coding sequence GTGCCTGAGCAATCGGTTATTTATTCCCAACGGTCAAACCATCAGCCAAACTACTCTGAATTGGTGCGATTTTTGCTACAGCCCTTTTTAGATGCGCCGAATTCACTAAGCTTAGACTGTGAAATGTTAAATGGACAGTCTAAGGTGTGGATTCGGCTGGCTTTTGAGGAAGCAGATAAGGGACGTGCATTTGGTCGTGGTGGGCGGAACATTCAAGCAGTTAGGACAGTGATTGAAGCCGCAGGTAAAGCGGTGGGTCAATCTGTCCATTTGGATATATATGGTAGCAATGCTGGTGCAGCAGAGCGCGATAGCAGCGAGACTGACTCGGATAGTAAACCTGCTCCGAGAATATCTCCACCTCGCCCGTCATCTGCACCCAAACCTGCTATTAAATCGCGCCCTCAATTCCCTTAA
- a CDS encoding YlcI/YnfO family protein → MEREAVTVRIPGDLLHQARQLREGSESFNEMVVEAIARKVRRRQSLDSNKMNLS, encoded by the coding sequence ATGGAACGAGAAGCTGTTACTGTCCGCATTCCTGGCGACCTACTTCATCAAGCAAGGCAGCTTAGGGAGGGCAGCGAGTCTTTTAATGAGATGGTTGTCGAAGCGATCGCTCGTAAGGTGCGACGAAGGCAATCCCTAGACTCAAATAAGATGAATTTATCCTAG
- a CDS encoding PhoH family protein: protein MTVEITTIELPSIESAIALAGAREENLKILSQHTGAKLALRGQELVISGTPQQIERTTAIVRSLQPFWKEGKRISKVDIRTASYAIDTGRLDDLQSMQHQILARTRRGEEIRAKTIRQWQYIQAVRTHDLTFCIGPAGTGKTFLAAVLAVQALLNDEYERIILTRPAVEAGEKLGFLPGDLQAKVDPFLRPLYDALNEFIDPEKIPSLMERGVIEVAPLGYMRGRTLSNAFVIVDEAQNTSPAQMKMLLTRLGFRSRMVVTGDLTQTDLPNNQESGLSVAEKILKSVEGIAFCHFSSSDVVRHPLIERIVAAYEHYENK, encoded by the coding sequence ATGACAGTAGAAATAACAACAATTGAACTGCCAAGTATTGAAAGTGCGATCGCCTTAGCAGGTGCGCGGGAAGAAAACTTAAAAATTCTGTCGCAACATACAGGTGCGAAATTAGCCTTGCGCGGGCAAGAATTAGTAATTTCGGGAACGCCTCAACAAATTGAACGTACTACAGCAATAGTGCGATCGCTCCAACCGTTTTGGAAAGAAGGAAAGCGGATCTCGAAAGTGGATATTCGCACAGCTTCTTACGCCATAGATACAGGGCGCTTGGATGATTTGCAATCCATGCAGCATCAAATTTTAGCACGCACCCGTCGTGGTGAAGAAATCAGGGCAAAAACCATCCGCCAATGGCAATATATTCAAGCAGTACGCACTCACGATCTCACATTCTGCATTGGACCAGCAGGAACCGGAAAGACATTTTTGGCAGCAGTCTTAGCCGTGCAAGCTTTGCTGAATGATGAATATGAAAGAATAATTCTCACCAGACCAGCAGTAGAAGCGGGTGAAAAACTGGGATTTTTACCAGGAGATTTGCAAGCTAAAGTCGATCCGTTTCTGCGTCCACTTTACGATGCTTTAAATGAATTTATCGATCCCGAAAAAATTCCTAGCCTAATGGAACGTGGAGTAATTGAAGTAGCTCCACTAGGTTATATGCGAGGTCGTACCCTTAGCAACGCCTTTGTGATCGTGGATGAAGCCCAAAATACTTCACCCGCACAGATGAAAATGCTGTTAACTCGTTTGGGTTTTCGTTCTCGGATGGTCGTGACAGGTGATCTTACCCAGACAGATTTGCCAAATAATCAAGAATCGGGTTTATCTGTTGCCGAGAAAATTCTTAAATCTGTAGAAGGAATTGCTTTCTGCCACTTTTCTAGTAGTGATGTCGTTCGTCATCCACTAATAGAAAGAATTGTGGCAGCTTACGAGCATTATGAGAATAAATAG
- a CDS encoding GAF domain-containing protein — MTAASSKLSDTIHQGTTIDIDVVSEVENQGVEPKKARGGALATSKGSFTEFLAPLTQDSFKRVVSDVETKLSVVNQTLSMLLDSQGFDAILSDMLNAITLKTGELLAADRTTIFLLDEEKNQLWSIVAAGDSGRSLELRIPADKGIAGEVATLKKVVNIPFDFYNDPRSLFAQKKDQETGYRTYTMLCLPLVNDEGNLVAVVQLLNKLKSPIEQGKPLAEKIDFHGFTKEDETVFAEFAPSIRLILESSRSFYMATQQQRAASALMKATRSLSQSSLDLEETLRKVMDEAKELMNADRSTLWLIDRENHELWTKIPIAGALRELRIPIGVGFAGRVAANGERVIIHFDLYEHQGSETSKQTDQKTGYRTCSLLCMPVFNADGELIGVTQLINKKKSGEFPPYDPANWPQAPECWKASFNQSDEAFMESFNIQAGVALQNAKLFATVKQQEQMQRDILRSLSNAVFSTDKAGNIIAANESAKKLLGLSDEYRIEGKSICELIKIKEGDFAKYFNAALEAKEEKNRQQYYPDQTLISDGVEEHSVHLSINSIADASDPTNVYGALVVMDDISDEKRLKSTMYRYMTQELAEQLLQSGDAKLGGDRKEVSVLFSDIRSYTTITESMPAEDVVLMLNEYFESMVDAVFKHKGTLDKYIGDAIMAVFGSPLPLEDHAWMAVCTAIDMRHRLIDFNTKRTEGNQAIIKIGIGINSDTVISGNIGSSKRMEFTAIGDGVNLGSRLEGASKQYGCDIVISESTYTPCSDRVWARELDFIKVKGKDQPVRIYELVGLRSEPISPDKEEIIELYHKGREYYLKRKFTRAMGEFGTILEDFDKSDKAATLYLKRCQHFLQEPPPDDWDGVWTLTEK; from the coding sequence ATGACAGCCGCATCTTCCAAACTGTCCGATACAATCCATCAGGGAACCACAATTGATATTGACGTGGTTTCCGAAGTTGAAAACCAGGGTGTAGAGCCAAAAAAGGCTCGTGGGGGGGCTTTAGCGACTAGCAAAGGCAGTTTCACAGAATTTCTCGCTCCTCTTACTCAAGATAGTTTTAAAAGAGTTGTCAGCGATGTAGAAACTAAGCTCAGTGTTGTTAATCAAACTCTGTCAATGCTGCTTGACAGCCAGGGTTTTGATGCAATTCTGTCTGATATGTTAAATGCTATTACCTTGAAGACAGGGGAGTTATTAGCAGCCGATCGCACCACAATTTTTTTATTAGATGAAGAAAAAAATCAACTGTGGTCAATTGTGGCTGCGGGCGACAGTGGGCGTTCTTTAGAATTGCGGATACCTGCGGATAAAGGTATTGCTGGTGAAGTAGCAACCTTAAAGAAAGTTGTTAATATTCCGTTTGATTTTTACAATGATCCGCGATCGCTCTTTGCCCAGAAAAAAGATCAAGAAACCGGATACCGTACGTATACAATGCTTTGCTTACCCCTAGTGAATGATGAGGGGAATTTAGTCGCAGTTGTACAATTACTTAATAAATTAAAGTCTCCCATTGAACAGGGAAAACCATTAGCTGAAAAAATTGATTTTCACGGGTTTACCAAAGAAGACGAAACAGTTTTTGCGGAGTTTGCTCCTTCAATTAGATTAATACTAGAAAGCTCCCGCTCATTTTACATGGCGACGCAACAACAACGGGCAGCTTCGGCATTAATGAAGGCTACGCGATCGCTAAGTCAAAGCAGTTTAGACTTAGAAGAAACTCTTAGGAAGGTAATGGATGAAGCCAAAGAGTTGATGAATGCAGACCGCAGCACTCTTTGGTTAATAGATCGAGAAAATCACGAATTGTGGACAAAAATACCAATTGCTGGGGCTTTAAGAGAACTGCGAATTCCTATTGGTGTAGGGTTTGCAGGTAGAGTTGCTGCAAATGGTGAGCGGGTAATTATTCATTTTGATTTATACGAGCATCAAGGCTCAGAAACTTCTAAGCAAACAGATCAAAAGACAGGCTATCGCACTTGTAGTTTATTGTGTATGCCAGTTTTTAATGCTGATGGTGAGTTAATTGGTGTTACACAATTAATTAATAAAAAGAAATCAGGTGAATTTCCTCCCTACGATCCTGCTAATTGGCCACAAGCACCTGAATGTTGGAAGGCGAGTTTTAATCAAAGTGATGAAGCCTTCATGGAATCATTTAATATTCAAGCTGGAGTTGCTTTACAAAATGCCAAGTTGTTTGCGACAGTCAAACAACAAGAACAAATGCAGCGCGATATTCTCCGCAGCTTGTCAAATGCGGTATTTTCAACAGATAAAGCGGGTAATATTATTGCTGCTAATGAAAGTGCTAAAAAACTTTTAGGCTTAAGCGACGAATATCGCATAGAAGGTAAATCAATTTGTGAGTTAATCAAGATTAAAGAAGGCGATTTTGCTAAATACTTCAATGCTGCATTAGAAGCAAAAGAGGAGAAGAATCGCCAACAATATTATCCCGATCAAACATTAATTTCTGATGGGGTTGAAGAACATAGCGTTCACTTATCTATTAATTCAATTGCAGATGCAAGCGATCCTACTAACGTTTATGGGGCGTTAGTAGTGATGGATGATATTAGCGATGAGAAACGCCTGAAGAGTACTATGTATCGCTACATGACTCAGGAATTAGCGGAACAGCTATTGCAAAGTGGTGATGCTAAATTAGGAGGCGATCGCAAAGAAGTTTCTGTCTTATTCTCAGATATTCGCAGTTACACCACCATAACTGAAAGTATGCCTGCTGAAGATGTAGTGCTGATGCTCAATGAATATTTTGAGTCGATGGTAGATGCGGTATTTAAGCATAAAGGCACGCTGGATAAATATATTGGCGATGCGATTATGGCTGTATTTGGTTCACCTCTACCCCTAGAAGATCATGCTTGGATGGCTGTTTGTACAGCTATTGATATGCGTCATCGTTTAATAGATTTTAATACTAAACGTACAGAAGGTAATCAGGCAATTATTAAAATCGGCATTGGTATTAACTCTGATACTGTAATTAGCGGCAATATTGGCTCTAGTAAACGAATGGAGTTTACCGCCATTGGTGATGGTGTAAATCTTGGCTCTCGTTTAGAAGGCGCGAGTAAGCAATATGGTTGCGATATTGTAATTAGTGAAAGTACTTATACTCCTTGTAGCGATCGCGTTTGGGCTAGGGAACTAGACTTTATTAAAGTTAAGGGTAAAGATCAACCCGTCAGGATTTATGAATTGGTTGGTTTGCGTTCCGAACCAATTTCACCAGATAAGGAAGAAATTATCGAGCTTTATCATAAAGGACGCGAATATTATCTCAAACGCAAATTTACCCGCGCTATGGGTGAATTTGGCACGATTTTGGAAGATTTTGATAAAAGCGATAAAGCAGCAACTTTATATCTCAAGCGTTGTCAGCATTTTCTTCAAGAACCCCCACCTGATGATTGGGATGGAGTTTGGACGCTGACGGAGAAATAA
- a CDS encoding D-alanine--D-alanine ligase family protein, with product MPILRILHLVGSAHNDFYCNLSRDYAQSCLLATANPSLYEFLIAYITPDQQWRFPDSLSQEDIAAAKPMSMLDALQFITAQDIDLMLPQMVCIPGMTHYRALFDLLKIPYIGNTPDVMAMANHKAITKAIVAAAGVKVPFGELLRKGEVPTIPPPVVIKPASADNSLGVYLVTLASDYDAALNKAFEYGDEVIVEAFIELGREVRCGVIVKNGELIGLPLEEYQIDPDDRPIRSYSDKFKKDPGSSNLRSTAKKYVAPWIVDPNDPITEKVQQMAKKSHLALGCRHYSLFDFRIDPKGEPWLIEAGLYCIFDNKSVIAYTANAAGIPLNELWTIAINEALA from the coding sequence ATGCCGATACTTCGTATCCTTCATTTAGTTGGGTCTGCACACAATGATTTTTACTGTAATTTGTCACGCGATTACGCCCAAAGCTGTTTGTTAGCTACGGCGAATCCATCGCTTTATGAATTTCTGATTGCATACATTACACCGGATCAGCAGTGGCGATTTCCTGATTCCCTCAGTCAAGAAGATATTGCTGCCGCCAAACCGATGTCTATGTTAGATGCTCTACAGTTTATAACAGCGCAAGACATTGACCTGATGTTGCCGCAAATGGTGTGCATCCCTGGCATGACTCACTACCGCGCACTATTTGACCTGCTGAAAATTCCTTACATAGGCAATACCCCGGATGTCATGGCAATGGCGAACCACAAAGCCATAACAAAAGCAATTGTCGCAGCAGCAGGGGTGAAAGTGCCTTTTGGAGAACTACTCCGCAAAGGAGAAGTTCCGACAATTCCGCCTCCAGTAGTGATCAAACCCGCTAGTGCCGACAACTCTTTAGGAGTGTACTTAGTCACATTGGCTAGTGACTATGACGCTGCCCTGAACAAAGCATTTGAATATGGAGATGAGGTGATCGTAGAAGCATTTATTGAACTGGGTCGAGAAGTCCGATGCGGTGTCATTGTCAAAAATGGGGAGCTAATCGGTTTACCCCTTGAAGAGTATCAGATAGACCCTGACGATAGACCTATCCGCAGCTATAGTGACAAATTCAAAAAAGACCCAGGCTCCAGCAATTTGCGTTCAACCGCTAAAAAGTATGTCGCGCCTTGGATTGTAGATCCTAATGACCCGATCACCGAAAAGGTTCAGCAAATGGCTAAAAAGTCTCATTTGGCTTTGGGCTGTCGCCATTATAGTTTATTTGATTTCCGCATCGACCCAAAGGGAGAACCTTGGTTGATAGAAGCTGGGTTGTATTGTATTTTTGACAACAAAAGTGTGATTGCCTATACAGCGAACGCAGCAGGCATTCCTTTAAATGAGTTATGGACGATCGCGATCAATGAAGCGTTGGCATGA
- a CDS encoding ATP-grasp domain-containing protein, whose protein sequence is MTQAQPIKASIFAVFQNLGTLALLAIAFPFNCIVVLPLLLWNFLTRPFSKQAVLNDHPKNIMIVGSRMTKTLQLARSFHAAGHRAIIVDTDKYGLNGNQFSNAVAASYTVPDPQKDLAGYIQALRAIAKQENIDLFIPVAIFSVIYFDSNDKPVLSGCSESFHFDADITRMLDDKFAFAETARSFSLSVPKSFKITAPEQVLNFDFTNEKRKYILKSIPYDQVRRLNLTKLPCDTPAETEAFVKSLPISEEKPWIMQEFIPGKEYCTHSTVRDGESRMYCCCESSAFQVNYENVDHPEIKQWASHFAEKLGRTGQLSFDFIESADGSVYAIECNPRTHSAITMFYNHPGVADAYLGKEPLAETLEPLPDSKPTYWLYHELWRLNEIRSLKQLQTWVKNILRGKEAIFEFNDPLPFLMVHHWQIPLLILDNLRRLKGWIRIDFNIGELIE, encoded by the coding sequence ATGACTCAAGCGCAACCAATAAAAGCAAGTATTTTTGCAGTATTCCAAAACTTAGGCACTTTGGCGTTACTGGCGATCGCTTTTCCTTTCAACTGCATCGTCGTCTTACCATTGCTCCTATGGAATTTTCTCACCCGACCGTTTAGCAAGCAAGCGGTTTTAAACGATCATCCTAAAAATATTATGATCGTTGGTAGTAGGATGACCAAAACCCTTCAACTAGCGCGATCGTTTCACGCTGCTGGGCATCGGGCAATAATAGTTGATACCGATAAATACGGGTTAAATGGTAATCAATTTTCCAACGCGGTGGCTGCTTCTTATACTGTCCCCGATCCGCAGAAAGATTTAGCAGGTTATATTCAAGCTCTACGGGCGATCGCTAAACAAGAAAATATCGATCTTTTTATCCCGGTAGCCATTTTCTCCGTCATCTACTTTGACTCTAACGACAAACCAGTGTTATCAGGCTGTTCTGAGAGTTTCCACTTCGATGCTGATATAACTAGGATGTTAGATGACAAGTTTGCCTTTGCGGAAACAGCGCGAAGTTTCTCTTTATCAGTTCCTAAATCATTCAAAATTACTGCCCCCGAACAAGTCCTCAATTTCGACTTTACCAACGAAAAGCGCAAATACATCCTCAAAAGCATTCCCTACGATCAAGTGCGCCGCTTGAATCTCACCAAACTCCCTTGCGATACCCCAGCAGAAACCGAGGCATTTGTCAAGAGTCTGCCAATCAGCGAGGAGAAGCCCTGGATCATGCAGGAATTCATCCCCGGAAAAGAATATTGCACTCATAGTACTGTGCGAGATGGCGAGTCAAGAATGTACTGCTGCTGTGAGTCATCCGCCTTTCAAGTCAACTACGAAAATGTTGATCATCCTGAAATTAAACAATGGGCGAGTCATTTTGCCGAAAAATTGGGACGTACTGGACAGTTATCCTTTGACTTTATCGAGTCTGCTGACGGAAGTGTTTATGCGATCGAATGCAACCCTCGCACTCACTCCGCCATCACTATGTTTTACAACCATCCAGGGGTAGCGGATGCCTATCTTGGTAAAGAACCTCTAGCTGAAACTTTGGAACCTCTTCCTGATAGTAAGCCAACCTATTGGCTGTATCACGAACTTTGGCGGCTGAATGAAATTAGATCGTTAAAGCAATTGCAAACTTGGGTTAAAAATATTTTGCGAGGAAAAGAAGCAATTTTTGAATTCAACGATCCACTACCATTTTTGATGGTTCACCACTGGCAAATTCCGTTACTTATTCTCGACAATTTACGCAGACTTAAAGGTTGGATTAGGATAGATTTTAACATTGGTGAGCTTATAGAATAA
- a CDS encoding ATP-grasp domain-containing protein, translating to MAQVQPIKARIFAVFQNLGTLALLAIAFPINCIVVLASLLWNFCSRPFSKQGVSTLNPKNILIGGGKMTKTLQLARLFHAAGHRVILFDSEKFRFSGYRFSNAVDRFYTVPDPQTDLEGYTQALRAIAKQENIDIFIPVGIFAGGYFDSQRQPVLSGCCELFHFDADTMKMLDNKFTFGEIARSFGLSVPKTFLITDPEQVLQFDFANEKNKYILKSIVYDSVYRLDMTKLPMESQEKMAAHVNSLPIRKDNPWILQEFISGKEYCTHSTVRNGELTVHCCCESSAFQVNYENVDHPEIMQWVSRFVKELKLSGQISFDFMQAEDGTLYAIECNPRTHSAITMYYNHPDLADAYLSAERRNYALPLQPLPDSKPTYWLYHEVWRLNEIRSLKQLQTWFKNIWRGKDAIFEVNDPLPFLMVHHCYIPLLLLDSLRKLKGWVRIDFNIGKLVQLEGD from the coding sequence ATGGCGCAAGTGCAACCGATCAAGGCGCGTATTTTTGCAGTCTTCCAAAACTTAGGCACTCTGGCATTACTGGCAATTGCATTTCCGATTAACTGCATCGTCGTCTTAGCATCGCTGCTATGGAATTTTTGCAGCCGTCCCTTTAGCAAGCAAGGGGTTTCAACCCTGAATCCCAAAAATATCTTGATTGGTGGCGGTAAAATGACAAAAACTCTTCAGCTTGCGCGATTATTTCACGCTGCTGGGCATCGAGTCATTTTATTTGATAGCGAAAAATTCAGGTTCAGTGGTTATCGCTTTTCCAACGCTGTCGATCGCTTTTACACAGTTCCTGACCCGCAAACAGACTTAGAAGGCTACACTCAGGCATTACGTGCGATCGCTAAACAAGAAAACATCGACATTTTTATCCCAGTAGGCATTTTCGCTGGAGGCTATTTTGACTCCCAGCGCCAGCCAGTGTTATCAGGCTGTTGTGAGCTTTTCCACTTCGATGCTGATACGATGAAAATGCTGGATAACAAGTTCACCTTTGGCGAAATTGCGCGATCGTTCGGTTTATCAGTCCCGAAAACATTTTTAATTACAGACCCAGAACAAGTTCTTCAATTCGACTTTGCTAACGAGAAAAATAAATACATTCTCAAAAGTATTGTTTATGACTCTGTTTACCGCTTAGATATGACTAAGCTACCAATGGAGTCTCAAGAAAAAATGGCTGCTCATGTTAATAGTCTGCCAATTAGGAAAGATAACCCTTGGATATTACAAGAGTTTATTTCTGGAAAAGAATACTGCACTCACAGCACAGTGAGAAATGGTGAATTAACAGTACACTGCTGTTGTGAATCATCGGCTTTTCAAGTAAATTACGAAAACGTAGATCACCCAGAAATTATGCAGTGGGTAAGTCGTTTTGTTAAAGAACTAAAACTTAGCGGACAAATTTCTTTTGATTTCATGCAGGCGGAAGATGGGACGCTTTATGCGATCGAGTGCAACCCTCGTACTCACTCTGCAATTACAATGTATTACAACCACCCAGATTTAGCAGATGCCTATCTGAGTGCAGAAAGGCGAAATTATGCCTTACCTCTACAACCGCTTCCTGATAGTAAGCCTACTTATTGGCTTTATCACGAAGTTTGGAGACTGAATGAAATTAGATCGTTAAAGCAGTTACAAACTTGGTTTAAAAATATTTGGCGAGGAAAGGATGCCATCTTTGAAGTTAACGATCCTCTACCATTTTTAATGGTACATCACTGCTACATTCCCCTACTGTTACTCGACAGTTTGCGAAAATTAAAAGGTTGGGTGAGGATTGATTTTAATATCGGGAAACTTGTGCAGTTAGAGGGTGACTGA
- a CDS encoding O-methyltransferase, which yields MTETLVKGDMARPVTPLGILSEQLEKIVKMAADANIPVELSEALKQAYQIATGLDPYIEEVSTQESKALAGLAKKTSEEPWSKRFSDSDTVRQLEQEMLSGHIEGQTLKMFVYMTGAKRVLEIGMFTGYSALAMAEALPEDGRVVACEVDEYVTNFAKACFKESPHGSKISVEVAPALETLRKLADAGESFDLVFIDADKKEYVDYFKILLDKGLLAPKGFICVDNTLLQGQPYLPPEQRTPNGEAIAQFNKVVADDPRVEQVLLPLRDGLTIIRRV from the coding sequence ATGACGGAGACGCTAGTAAAAGGAGATATGGCAAGACCCGTAACTCCTCTGGGTATCCTCTCAGAACAGCTTGAGAAAATTGTCAAGATGGCGGCAGACGCTAATATTCCTGTTGAACTTTCCGAGGCTCTTAAACAGGCATATCAAATAGCAACAGGCTTAGATCCTTACATCGAAGAAGTTAGCACCCAAGAGTCAAAAGCATTAGCAGGTTTAGCTAAAAAGACTAGCGAAGAACCTTGGAGTAAGCGTTTTTCGGATAGTGATACCGTGCGTCAGTTAGAGCAAGAAATGCTCTCTGGACACATTGAAGGACAAACCCTGAAAATGTTTGTCTACATGACGGGTGCAAAACGGGTTTTAGAAATTGGGATGTTTACGGGGTACTCGGCACTGGCAATGGCAGAAGCGTTACCAGAAGATGGACGAGTAGTTGCCTGTGAAGTGGATGAGTATGTCACTAACTTTGCTAAAGCCTGCTTTAAAGAGTCACCCCACGGAAGTAAAATCTCTGTGGAAGTTGCCCCAGCCTTGGAGACACTTCGCAAGTTAGCAGATGCGGGAGAGTCCTTCGATTTGGTGTTTATTGATGCCGATAAAAAGGAGTATGTAGACTACTTCAAGATACTGCTAGACAAGGGGTTGCTGGCTCCAAAAGGGTTTATCTGCGTGGATAATACCTTGCTTCAGGGACAACCTTATTTACCACCAGAGCAACGCACTCCGAATGGGGAGGCGATCGCGCAATTCAACAAAGTAGTTGCTGATGATCCGCGTGTTGAACAGGTGTTGCTACCTTTGCGTGATGGGTTAACTATCATCAGACGGGTTTAA
- a CDS encoding sedoheptulose 7-phosphate cyclase: MSIVQTQLEATETAFHIEGYQKIEYSLVYVDGAFNVANSEIAESYQKLGRCLAIVDANVNRLHGQQIQSYFKHYNIDLTVFPVSIPELEKNLSTMEKIIDAFAEFGLLRKEPVLVVGGGLITDVAGFACSTYRRSSNYIRVPTTLIGLIDASVAIKVAVNHKKLKNRLGAYHASQKVILDFSFLKTLPTAQVRIGMAELVKIAVVSEGEVFDLLEKYGEQLLDTHFGYVGGSPEIQAIAHEVTYKAIKRMLELEVPNLQELDLDRIIAYGHTWSPTLELAPQVPLFHGHAVNIDMALSATIAEKRGYITAQDRDRILQLMSRLGLSLDHPLLEIDLLWHATESISQTRDGKLRAAMPRPIGTCFFVNDLTREELKQALADHKRICATYPRGGDGIDAYVGTEEAEEAELAGNAV; this comes from the coding sequence ATGAGTATTGTCCAAACCCAACTAGAAGCCACTGAAACTGCATTTCATATAGAAGGATACCAAAAAATTGAGTATAGCCTTGTATATGTAGATGGAGCTTTTAATGTTGCCAATTCAGAAATAGCCGAGAGCTACCAAAAGTTAGGACGTTGCCTTGCAATCGTAGATGCAAATGTCAATCGCCTACACGGTCAACAAATCCAATCCTATTTCAAGCATTACAACATTGATCTGACTGTATTTCCTGTCTCCATTCCTGAACTGGAAAAAAATCTCAGCACGATGGAGAAGATTATAGATGCTTTTGCAGAATTTGGATTGCTTCGCAAGGAGCCAGTTTTAGTAGTTGGTGGTGGCTTAATTACAGATGTGGCTGGGTTTGCCTGTTCTACCTACCGTCGTAGCAGTAACTATATTCGCGTTCCTACCACTTTGATCGGCTTAATTGATGCCAGTGTAGCAATCAAAGTGGCAGTCAACCACAAGAAATTAAAAAATCGTTTGGGTGCTTATCACGCTTCCCAAAAAGTTATCCTCGACTTCTCATTTCTGAAAACTTTGCCAACTGCTCAAGTTCGCATCGGTATGGCAGAATTGGTGAAAATTGCCGTTGTCTCGGAGGGGGAAGTTTTTGATTTATTGGAGAAGTACGGCGAACAACTGCTAGATACCCACTTCGGTTATGTTGGTGGAAGTCCAGAAATTCAAGCGATCGCTCACGAGGTTACTTATAAAGCGATTAAACGAATGCTAGAGTTGGAAGTTCCCAACTTGCAGGAATTGGATTTAGACCGAATTATTGCTTATGGTCATACTTGGAGTCCCACGTTGGAACTCGCGCCTCAAGTACCGCTTTTTCACGGTCATGCGGTGAATATTGACATGGCATTATCAGCAACAATTGCTGAGAAACGTGGTTATATTACGGCTCAAGATCGCGATCGCATCCTGCAACTGATGAGTCGCTTAGGTTTATCCCTCGACCATCCTCTCCTGGAAATTGACTTGCTATGGCACGCAACCGAGTCTATTAGCCAGACGCGGGACGGCAAACTCCGCGCCGCCATGCCTCGACCAATTGGCACTTGCTTCTTCGTCAACGATTTAACTCGTGAAGAACTCAAACAAGCACTTGCAGATCACAAGCGTATATGTGCAACTTACCCTCGTGGCGGTGATGGTATTGACGCTTATGTAGGCACTGAAGAAGCGGAAGAAGCTGAACTAGCAGGAAACGCTGTATGA